In Thermobaculum terrenum ATCC BAA-798, one genomic interval encodes:
- a CDS encoding asparagine synthase-related protein — protein MSGVVAIFRRDGGAPDHLEACAMLAAAPYRGPDGVQIRFLGEVVLGHARMVVTPEDQLDLQPLVSPRTGCAISADLRLDNRRELLDMLSVLTPTAISDAELVLLAYEEWGLEAFPRLLGDFAVVIWDPRERRLLCARDTSGRRELYYRVDGSVFYAASEIQQLLQAPRVPVLPNEEKIRTFLLPSSVLSSEKQEAATYYQDVWSVEAGCVLVVTPSEVRRERYWELGGVREIRYRREEEYAEHLWEVFSRCVGDRLRSVGPVGVLLSGGLDSSSIACTAQTLYTAGRVQGGGIATFSTVYDDLECDERPLIEAIQKMYGIDAHYVPPGGYAGRLQPQPMGFQVAPNMGMSEGWDLIMGTVTSAGVRLLLTGDIADACIAGSPLVFDSLIRHGKVGDLLLYLRTYRRTHSDPWRRILLLYCLAPLLPMSLQRRIILGHLRRSAPKSPERLLPDWMPQALRVELGTRQIEAMFESERRRHFSSPARQEEYDLLYPPPLEVHPVPWSVQVAQPYADRRLHEYLLRVPPEVKYRPHPETDEFYAGSKRLLRGAMRGILPETIRTRTSKTHFASAFERELELNWHHYKAVFGPGGTPRIAERGYVVQERFWQRLQAMRAGERGPDFLYVMYIIGLETWLRALELPRPQLVTVPPPWQDRAMLGAGPR, from the coding sequence ATGAGCGGCGTGGTAGCGATCTTCCGACGCGATGGTGGGGCTCCAGACCATTTGGAGGCGTGCGCGATGCTTGCCGCTGCGCCCTATAGAGGACCAGATGGCGTGCAGATCAGGTTCCTTGGAGAGGTAGTGCTGGGACACGCGAGAATGGTAGTGACTCCCGAAGATCAGCTGGATCTGCAGCCCCTGGTGAGTCCTCGCACTGGGTGTGCGATCTCGGCCGACCTGCGGTTGGATAACAGGCGGGAGCTGCTTGACATGCTATCCGTGCTCACGCCGACCGCGATCAGCGATGCCGAGCTGGTCCTGCTAGCCTATGAGGAGTGGGGGTTGGAGGCCTTCCCCAGGCTGCTGGGCGACTTCGCGGTAGTCATCTGGGACCCGCGCGAGCGCAGGCTGCTGTGCGCCCGCGACACCAGTGGGCGCAGGGAACTGTACTACAGGGTGGATGGCAGCGTATTCTATGCCGCCTCTGAGATCCAGCAGCTGCTGCAGGCCCCGCGAGTGCCCGTGCTGCCCAACGAGGAGAAGATCCGCACCTTCCTGTTGCCATCCAGCGTGCTCTCCAGCGAGAAGCAGGAGGCTGCAACTTATTATCAGGATGTGTGGTCCGTAGAGGCGGGATGTGTGTTAGTGGTGACGCCCTCCGAGGTACGCAGGGAGCGCTACTGGGAGCTTGGGGGTGTGAGGGAGATCCGGTACAGGCGGGAGGAGGAGTATGCGGAGCACTTGTGGGAGGTGTTCTCGCGGTGTGTGGGGGACAGGTTGAGGTCTGTGGGGCCTGTGGGGGTGCTGCTCAGTGGTGGCCTGGACTCCTCCTCCATCGCCTGCACCGCACAGACGCTGTACACGGCGGGCAGAGTGCAGGGCGGGGGTATAGCGACCTTCAGCACGGTCTATGACGATCTGGAGTGCGACGAGAGGCCTCTTATCGAGGCTATACAGAAGATGTATGGCATAGATGCCCACTATGTCCCGCCCGGTGGTTATGCCGGCAGGCTGCAGCCCCAGCCGATGGGCTTTCAGGTGGCGCCGAACATGGGCATGAGCGAGGGTTGGGACCTTATCATGGGGACCGTCACCTCGGCAGGGGTGCGGCTGCTCCTGACCGGAGATATAGCCGATGCTTGCATTGCGGGCTCTCCTTTGGTGTTCGACTCCCTCATCCGCCATGGGAAGGTAGGAGACCTGCTGCTGTACCTGCGGACCTATAGAAGGACACATAGTGATCCTTGGCGCCGTATCCTGCTACTATACTGCCTGGCGCCTCTGCTCCCGATGTCCCTCCAGCGACGGATCATATTGGGGCACCTGCGTCGCTCCGCTCCCAAGTCGCCGGAGAGGCTGCTGCCTGACTGGATGCCGCAGGCGCTAAGGGTTGAGCTAGGTACCAGGCAGATCGAGGCAATGTTCGAATCTGAACGCCGCAGGCATTTCTCCTCGCCCGCTAGGCAGGAGGAATATGACCTGCTGTACCCGCCACCGCTAGAGGTACATCCTGTACCTTGGAGCGTGCAGGTAGCACAGCCCTATGCGGACAGGCGGCTGCACGAGTATCTGTTGAGGGTGCCGCCGGAGGTGAAGTATCGGCCGCATCCCGAGACGGACGAGTTCTACGCGGGCTCCAAGCGGCTGCTGCGGGGGGCGATGCGGGGCATCCTGCCGGAGACCATCCGCACCCGCACCTCCAAGACTCACTTTGCCTCAGCCTTTGAGCGAGAGCTGGAGCTCAACTGGCATCACTACAAGGCAGTGTTCGGTCCCGGTGGCACCCCCAGGATCGCCGAGCGCGGGTACGTGGTACAGGAGAGGTTCTGGCAGAGGCTCCAAGCGATGAGGGCGGGCGAGCGAGGCCCCGACTTCCTCTACGTGATGTACATCATAGGGCTGGAAACATGGCTGCGAGCCCTTGAGCTCCCAAGACCGCAGTTGGTGACGGTCCCTCCACCTTGGCAGGACCGAGCCATGCTGGGGGCTGGGCCGAGGTGA
- a CDS encoding tetratricopeptide repeat protein, which translates to MCTRPELDELDEARRLYGEHRYVEAEEACRRALLHRGSRPQALHLLGRIMHRTGKLELAEGFLREALSCDPGSPSIHCSLGKVLYDLGRLPDSLASFEQAIALDPECGEAHCALGGALQEVGRFAEAEQHCRRSLALEFERPRSYFFLANALCSLGRLLEARECFRAALALDPSYSDAHWTLATVYRVKGRTAEALRVLECGSALAPDNPEIPFILEALKGSYAPSRAPDGFIVHHFDRFASSFDAQLREVLRYRAPELVVGVATRWLGARAWQLDVLDAGCGTGLCGPLLRPVARRLVGVDLSRGMLERARERGVYDELICAELTQCLAGTYELYDLIVMADVLVYFGDLLPVLSSASRAIRAGGVVAASFERADSGNYVLHAAGRYAHSEGYLREASTRAGLVLLELEACTLRLERGEPVRGYIAVLRKPSLEA; encoded by the coding sequence ATGTGTACGAGGCCAGAGTTAGACGAGCTCGATGAGGCCCGCAGGCTGTACGGGGAGCACAGGTACGTCGAAGCTGAGGAAGCCTGTCGCCGCGCCCTGCTGCACCGAGGTTCCAGGCCGCAGGCACTGCACCTGCTGGGGCGCATCATGCACAGGACGGGTAAACTGGAGCTTGCGGAGGGCTTCCTCCGAGAGGCGTTGAGCTGCGATCCGGGTAGCCCTTCCATACACTGCAGCCTGGGGAAGGTGCTGTACGACTTGGGTAGGCTCCCAGATTCCCTGGCATCGTTTGAGCAGGCGATAGCGCTAGACCCAGAGTGTGGCGAGGCCCACTGCGCACTGGGAGGCGCCTTGCAGGAGGTGGGAAGATTCGCTGAGGCCGAGCAACACTGTCGCAGATCCTTGGCGCTCGAATTCGAACGCCCCAGGTCGTACTTCTTCCTGGCGAACGCCCTATGCTCACTGGGCAGGCTACTGGAGGCCAGAGAGTGTTTCCGAGCCGCCCTGGCGCTCGATCCGAGCTACTCCGACGCTCACTGGACGCTGGCGACCGTGTACCGTGTCAAGGGCAGAACCGCGGAGGCGCTGAGAGTGCTGGAGTGCGGCAGCGCCCTCGCCCCCGACAACCCCGAGATCCCCTTTATCCTCGAGGCACTAAAGGGGAGCTACGCCCCGTCGCGGGCGCCGGACGGCTTCATCGTCCATCACTTCGACAGGTTCGCCTCCAGCTTTGATGCCCAGCTGCGCGAGGTGCTGAGGTACCGCGCGCCCGAGCTGGTGGTCGGTGTGGCGACGCGCTGGCTCGGCGCGAGGGCATGGCAGCTGGATGTGCTGGATGCTGGCTGTGGCACGGGGCTCTGTGGACCTCTACTGCGCCCTGTTGCCCGCAGGCTGGTGGGAGTTGATCTGTCCAGGGGTATGCTGGAGAGGGCCAGGGAGCGTGGGGTCTACGACGAGCTGATATGCGCCGAGCTCACGCAGTGCCTCGCCGGCACGTACGAGCTCTACGACCTGATAGTAATGGCAGACGTGCTGGTCTACTTCGGTGATCTCCTGCCCGTACTCAGCAGCGCATCCAGGGCTATCAGGGCTGGAGGTGTGGTGGCTGCGTCCTTCGAGCGCGCCGACTCCGGCAACTACGTCCTCCACGCGGCAGGCAGGTATGCGCACAGCGAGGGCTACCTGCGGGAGGCCTCCACCCGGGCTGGATTGGTGCTGCTCGAGCTGGAGGCGTGCACGCTTCGGCTGGAGAGGGGCGAGCCCGTACGAGGGTACATCGCTGTCCTGCGAAAGCCCTCTTTGGAGGCTTGA
- a CDS encoding lasso RiPP family leader peptide-containing protein, with the protein MTKTYTAPTLVEYGGLTRLTLGQHGNLPDYNVKGQVVANNNCSLPEEGPGSSGNSNPFVCLTGSV; encoded by the coding sequence ATGACCAAGACGTATACAGCACCCACACTAGTGGAGTACGGCGGCCTAACGAGGTTGACGCTGGGCCAGCACGGTAACCTTCCTGACTACAACGTCAAAGGACAGGTTGTTGCCAACAATAACTGCTCCCTGCCAGAGGAAGGCCCAGGGAGCAGCGGCAACTCTAATCCTTTCGTCTGCCTGACCGGCTCGGTGTAA